The bacterium sequence AACACACAACGTCATTCTTCTCTTCATCACTCCGCGACGAGACTCAGAGCGGCTGATCTCTGGTCGCGCCATCGTACTGAAAGACCGCCCGGACGGAGTGGTTAAGATCAATATAGAGCACCTTCCAGACAATGTCAAGAATGGGTTCACGCCCCACCTTTCCCGGCTTTTTGTTCGGGTCTCGTGTGACTCAATGGAAAGCTTTGCTTTAGCGGGTAATGACCCTCATACGCGGTGTGCAAAACCGACAGTCCATGAGGCATTCGCTTCCGAAAGGCCCTCGCAATGGGGAGAACGGGTGGGTCAGAAACGTTGTATTCCCAGTCAATTAGCCGGATCACGCGGAAAACCCGAGCGCGGAACAGGAAACCCTCTGAACTGGTTTAAATCCATGAAGAGTGCTATATTCTTGTATGAGTCATTCAAATCGCTCGCCCTTGCGGCGTAGCCGTCACCAAACTCCCTGAAGGAGACGCAAATGATCACGAAGAAAATGGTGGATGCCCTTTGCAAACAAATTCAGGCCGAATTCTACGCGTCTTATCTTTACTTGAGCATGGCCGCCTACAGCGATCGCAAGAATCTGAAAGGATTCGCCAACTGGATGCGGCTTCAGGCCGAAGAAGAGAATGAACACGCGATGAAGATCTTCGACTACTTGCTCGAAATCGGCGAAAAAGTCACGCTGCTCGCGATTGACAAGCCGCCCACCGATTTCGGAACCCCGAAGGAGATGATGTCGGCCGTCCTCAAGCACGAGCAGAAAGTCACCGCCATGATTGACAAGCTCTACGAGCAGGCGGTGACTGAGAAGGACTACCGCTCGCAGATCATGCTGCAGTGGTTCGTCACCGAGCAGATCGAAGAGGAAGCGCAGGTGCAGGAGATTCTCGACAAGATCGAGCAGGTCG is a genomic window containing:
- a CDS encoding ferritin → MITKKMVDALCKQIQAEFYASYLYLSMAAYSDRKNLKGFANWMRLQAEEENEHAMKIFDYLLEIGEKVTLLAIDKPPTDFGTPKEMMSAVLKHEQKVTAMIDKLYEQAVTEKDYRSQIMLQWFVTEQIEEEAQVQEILDKIEQV